AGTCCCGCCGTCGAAGCAAGACGCTGGTCCATCCGCGGCAGATCGCCATGTATCTCTGCCGCGAACTGACCGATGCCTCGTATCCGGAGATCGGCCGTCATTTCGGCGGCAAGGACCATACGACGATTATCCATGCCTGCCGCCAGGTGGCGAAGGCGAAGGACGCGGATCCGGCCATGCAGACGACGTTGGAAAAACTGAAGGAACAGATCCTACGGGGTTGAGGTCGTCCTGTTGAGGGAGAAGACACTATGAAGGTACGCATCGGGCGCGATGAACTGTTGACGGGTCTCCAGCGTGTGCAAGGCGTGGTGGAGAAACGGAACACCATGCCGATTCTCTCCAACATTCTGCTGGAAGCCAAACAGGACGGGGTTGAGATTGTCGCGACAGACCTGGAAATCGGCATGCGCGGACTCTATAAGGCCACGGTGCTGCAACCGGGCGGTGTGACCGTCTCGGCGCGCAAACTGTATGAAATCATCAAGGAGTTGAAGGCCGGCGAGATCGAGTTGACCTCGGGCGACAACAATTGGACGACGATTCAAGCGGGCAAGAGCCAGTTCAAGATCGTCGGGCTGCCCAGTTCCGAGTACCCTGCCCTGCCGGTGATCGATCGCGAGGGCTTGATTCCGCTCTCCGGCGCCGGGCTGTTGGAACTGATCCGGAAAACGTTGTTTGCCGCAGGGGACAATGATGCGCGCTATATTCTGAACGGCCTGCTCGTGACCCTGGTCGTCACGGACAAGAAGACCTCGCTCCGGCTTGTGGGTACCGACGGCCATCGTCTGGCCGTGACGGAACAGGAAGTGGGCAAAGCCGGCAAGGGCGGGCCTCAGGAAATTAAAGCCATTGTTCCGAAGAAAGCGGCGCAGGAAATGCGACGGCTGTTGGAAGAGGGGGGCGAAGGCGAACCGCTGATCGGGTTTACCAAGAACCTCATGATCTTCCGGAAAAGCGGCCTGCTCATGACCTCGCGCTTGATGGAAGGGAACTATCCCAACTATCAGCAGGTCATCCCCAAAGAGGGCGGCAAGAAGATCAGTGTGAACCGCCTCGAATTGGAAAGCGCGTTGCGGCGTGTGTCGGTCCTGTCGAAAGACAAGGCGAACGCCGTGAAACTCTCTTTTGCGCCGGGCCATATGGTCCTGTTTTCGAGCAACCCGGACTACGGAGAAGCGACCGAGGAGTTGCCGGCGACCTATGACGGTGAGGCGCTGCAGACCGGATTCAACGCCCGGTATCTCCTGGACGTCTTCAGTGTGATGGACAGCGAAACCATCACGTTGCAGATGGACACGCCGCTCAGCCCGTGCTTGATTCAGGAAGCCGAGAATCCTGGGTTCAAGTGTGTCGTGATGCCGATTAAAATCTAATTGGATGCTGAACATGCTCCCCAGCGGCGTTCTCGGCTCGAAGAAATCCTCAACGTACCCCAGAGGGTACGCTTCCGGTTTCTTCTTGCCTGCGGCCTTGCCGG
This portion of the Nitrospira sp. genome encodes:
- the dnaN gene encoding DNA polymerase III subunit beta, with protein sequence MKVRIGRDELLTGLQRVQGVVEKRNTMPILSNILLEAKQDGVEIVATDLEIGMRGLYKATVLQPGGVTVSARKLYEIIKELKAGEIELTSGDNNWTTIQAGKSQFKIVGLPSSEYPALPVIDREGLIPLSGAGLLELIRKTLFAAGDNDARYILNGLLVTLVVTDKKTSLRLVGTDGHRLAVTEQEVGKAGKGGPQEIKAIVPKKAAQEMRRLLEEGGEGEPLIGFTKNLMIFRKSGLLMTSRLMEGNYPNYQQVIPKEGGKKISVNRLELESALRRVSVLSKDKANAVKLSFAPGHMVLFSSNPDYGEATEELPATYDGEALQTGFNARYLLDVFSVMDSETITLQMDTPLSPCLIQEAENPGFKCVVMPIKI